Genomic DNA from Cloeon dipterum chromosome 3, ieCloDipt1.1, whole genome shotgun sequence:
CTTCATGCAATGTTaatcaaaatctaaaattcgcTGACCCTACGAACAATGTTCTGCCCCCGGACGGCGGTGCCTTTCACTCGGCGGCGGTCCTAAATGTTGGTATAGTCGTACGCGACTTAATATTACAATCTAATATTTTTGGCCTGTGTTTCAACCactctatattttttcaaaaatgaactATTTCAaggctaattttaaatttactgtgaATGACATCAACGCATAATGAGCAGGAACTTAAAATGgcaatgatttaattttcatcggCACTAtaaattgattataaaataattgtttattatttaattaggaaaaatttcaaggtaaacaaggaaattttaaaatacgcaCGCCCTGAACAACCTTAAGGACATccagttattattttaagattacGCTCAAGCTTCACGCAGAGGCAGGTAGACCGAAAATGTAGAGCGTGCAGAAAAGAAGATCATCATTTGCAAGGCGAACCAGGAAGAGAGCGAGTCGTGCTTCTTCTAGACAGTTCTTCGGAAAGGTATTCGTTTGTTTTggcattgaattttattgtttaataatatGATTTGCATGGAGTTGGCATACAAGTCAAGAAACcttagagaaaattgaaaacgatcGCGTCAAGTTAGTTCATCGCCGCACCTTCCTACAAGCAAAGAAGATGCAGGATGCGGACTGATCGATACCAATAGGAatgatcattttaaaaagccaGATTCCcggcattaattaattaatctattCCTGGGAGTAGGAGgttgatatttttgaaaattttattgaacccattttaaaaatataagaaatcaTACTAACTTACTCTtccgttttatttgtttatttatgtttattagCGCCTTGCACGATGCCTAATcccaaaaatgcatttttaccattatataattttaaatgattgttAATTGTAACTGAAAAGATATTGAAACATGCAGTCCTATCCCTGAAGCGTTTATCGGTGTGTAAAATTATGTaagcaaaaaacaaacaaacaaaactgtCTCGCTATTGAGGCGAAACAAATTGAGCACATTTATACGTCAGCGAGGctcacacaaaaaaaaaactgcagaaACCTTGCAAACGGCCATCAATACGTGTGACGCACACGTCGGCAAAGGCGCGAACGGTGGTCGAAGGGTTAATGCAATTACACACAGGAGCGTTTTATTGTTCTAAAGTATTAGCCAGCCGGCGGAGTGTCAAGCGCGCGCGAGAATAGAATGGACCTGAGGAGCGTAAACAAGTCTTGcaacgctgctgctgctgctggcagtTTCATAAGAGGCAAGGTGCAGGGCGGCCTTGCTCTAAAAAAGAAGCGCCTTTGATAGCCGTACTTTCATATTCGCGAGCGGCAGACGCCAGCATTATTTGGCTGCTAACTTTATTGCCAGACTTTTGTTCGGCGTGCAGAGAGCCTCCTTTTGCGGGGGAGTGCGTGTGTTCCAAGTTAGTAGTAGTGAGTGTGTGTCCCGTCCCAGCATCGAGTCCGCGCCTCTCTCGCTCGGCGTGCGCGCCACTTCCCAGAGAATGGGTTTCAGCTGCTGTGCTGTGTGCTCACACTCTTCTCTGTGAATATTTCTGAATTCGTGGCCAGTTTCAATGTGCCGGTGAAAAGTGACTGTGCGGTGCCTCAAGACGGATACGATCGCTCGCCGAAACTACAGGTTACTTAACAAAGATAATTCTAGACGTTTTCAGTTTTTACTCGTGGACGAATACATACAAGTCTATTGACAAACTGTGCAGTTAACATTCGTTCCATGCCACTTGTAATTAACGAAAGTGTAGATAGTTCTAAAATGCTATTGCTTGAagtcttatttttaaattattgattattattactgaaaaattatcaagtttttcaaagcaataaggtttaaataactttgtaaaaaaatttaggtgAAGTGTCctgattaatatttaaagcgAATAACATGCTATTCCTGTTTTACTGTATATTTTCTTAAGggggaaaaaaagaaaattaaattccttcattaaaatttgattgatgcCAAACTCTCTGTGATAACTTGTTGTAACATCGGATGTTTCAGATCGTAAAACGTGATAAGATGTTTTTTGCATTATATCGAGGCCTCTTTATTACTCTTCTGATTATAATGCCTAAAAATTGCGctcaaagaattttcttttgcaaaaaaGGTGTCCTCACTTGTTACTAAAAATAGAACGAGGTACAACCCACAGCACGCAACAGTGATAAAGTTCAAGTACacgtaaaaagttaattttaaattaaacccgGCATACAACTAACAAATTTATGTTGATCTTAGataattgcataaaaattcatgGTCACAGTTTTCTTATTATTAATCACCATTGAtgtgttattttaataatttcttgaacagtgaagcaaaacaaaataatgagtgtaaataacaataattattacctGCAGCCTGCAGTACAGAGCAAGTAAACACCAAagagtaataaaaatgatggcATCAAAAGCCATCACTTATTCACTTGCACAAAAACGAATGAAAAAGTGCACGTGCTAAACGGCACTAGGCAATTTTCTCGTTTCAACACCTTCTCATGCTTCATTATTCGAAACATTACTCCACTCTTCGCGACAGTTTCATGCTTGATCGCATAACCATTCTTATTTCCCTAATCAACTGCGCGCGCTTCACTTTTGCAGTCACATTCATGAGCTCCCCCATTCGTCTTTTCGGACCAAGAACCCCTGTCATTCATGGTGTATACCACCCCCATGGTACCAACGCACTCCCGGTTGCATAATGaacggtgccgccgccgcccagCTGGCGGTAAACAAAATCATAGGCAGACCGCGACCGCGGTCAGCGAACGCGCCCGCTCATTCTAGAAGCTAACGAAATTGAGTGTAGAAACACCGGCAATCAAGCTAATTGGCTAGCAATTCAGTCGTGCTTCTTTTACAGACACACACAGACAATCTTAAGTTGCCGTTCTGTTGGCAGGACTGAGCGAGTAGCCTCGACCACTCGACAAGGGAGCTGGCAACGCCGCGTATTCAGCTGTGCGTAAAATCAAGCAACTGAGCAAGCAAGCGATCGGTGGCCGAAAATAAGAAAAGGTGTCCAGTGTCCGTCCCGTGCAGAGTGACAGCAGCTATGGCAGCAGCCTGAAGGTCGCCATGCCCTGAGCTGAGGATGCCGGTGGTGCTGTTGGACAGACTACCCCTGCCCTCGCTGCCCGCGTACACGGCGGTCAGCGTGTCCCTGCTCGCCTGCAGCCTCTACTATGCGGTCCAGAACGCCCACCAGCTCGACCTCGAGCACCAGCCGCCCCTGGCCGAAGGCCAGCTTGACCTGGCCACCCTGTGCTGGGTCTTCGGCAGGCGGTGTTCGGCCATCCTAACATTCATGATCCACGAACCCTTCTGCATCTGGGTGAGCATTGAAACCGCTattggataaatatttatacggGAATGCTGCAATCGcagtgtgtttatttttgacaGCCCAATTGAGTGAACTTtgattttgaccctttttggGCGTGATGTcacttatatatttatatggaTTGCGTGTCAACCTATTTTGATGCAGCTGATCGAGACAATTTCCTTATTTTGCTGCTGGAATATGCTCCTGCATAATACACAAATGAACAACACACACAGATAGTTTTGTTATTGTTCTGATTCCATccttattaataattattatgtaacGCTATCAGAGAGCAGATTGCTGGTTTGAGCTCGTTTCTTAGGGTTAATGACATTAGAATCATTCGATTCACACCCAGATATAGCCGGTCTGAAAACAtactggaaattttgaaaaatgacgattgttttgttaatgaaacgttaaaatatttaatatcacGCGTTGAAAGcttttaacttaatttgtttttagaatattttgtatctcaaaatttagagcaataaattcatgcatagtctcatttttttgtttatagtTACAACAAATATTACAAATCTTTCAATTCAtacttgacaaattttttgatcatTCGAGAATAAATGTGAAACTCAACCCCCTATgataactattttaattttgaatttagccATTGGTGAACATGGCCTATTGCGTGCTGGTGTTGCTGGGAAAGTGCATACAGAGCGCTGTGTTTGGCGAGCTTCGAGTCTCTGAGAGCAACGCCATCAAAGACACCTTTTGGAATTTCGTCTTCTACAAATTCATCTTCATCTTCGGCGTCCTGAGCGTGCAGAAGCTGGAGGAGGTGGTTCTCTGGTGCTCGTGGTTCACCTTGCTTGGCTTCCTTCACCACCTGGCTCAATTGGCCAGGGAACGGGCTGAATATGTGAGTAATGTCTACTTTTTCAAGCCATAAAATCGGATGTTTATGTCATGGAAGAACTGGTTTTCCCGAATGTGGGATCACTTGAGATGCCTTAATACCTGAAATGGAGTGGTGTAAAAAAACAAGCACTATTGGGTAAATCCATccaattttcctctctttgaAGACACAGAAAGGCACTTGATGAAAATTCGTTgcattgcaataaataaataatttgaaatataaaaccaGTTTGGTTTCGCAAGGGTCCATGCTGTTGAATCAAATGGTCATTTaaggtaaattttgaaagaacagttaaataaatcatttaaaggACCAAAATGTGGAATGGTGATCACTATTTTACTTTTGTAAGATTTAGCCTTTCTTGAGcaaagttgaattaatttcttaacaaccttactttttaattgcatGTTAATTTCTCACACAACAAGTTcaacaaattcatttcaagtaattaatgcaaaaataacattatggatgtaaaaattttcctgaGTACCTATCAGTACTAATATTATTAAGTTGTTGCTTCCTTGGCGAACATTctcatgaataataattaaaagaggacaaaataaaaataaaaaagcaaggaaaataatgcactgtatttttaaataccatAATATTGCCCTTATTATATCATTGGTTTGTTTAACATTTCAGCaacatattttcaaacaaatcacATAAAGATAAGTCATGTTTCAttacaacttaaaaataacttcTCCTCAAGGTTGATTGGTATTTGTACTTATTATTACATCAAAACTTGGAAACATATACAAATATCTTAAATTGTTTGACGGTGACCTCTCAGGAACTCCAATTTCAGGCCTTTACATTCGGCAGCTATTTTTTTGTAGTTCACTGTGGGCATTCCATTTTCGGATGAAACCAGGAAAcccattttcttaatttctgaATCATTCGAGATTTTGACACTAAATTgcttcatgaaatatttttttattttaagagctagctcaaaataataatcaagtTTTAAACCGTATTTTGGAGATGTAGGACTGGTTATTTACATTATTCTCATATTTTCAGCTGAGTTTGTCTGTGAGCCCAGGCCGCGAAAGATGGAGACACGTCCGCCTACTAGCTTTACTTGCTGCAATTTTACTGGCCTCCGGGGCCATGCTATTAGTTTGCGTCGCAGTCGGCCTTCTAATATCCCTCAACACGTTTGCATTCATGGCTGCAGAGGTAATCCCGTCTTGATTCCAATACCGATAAATCGCAATCTCTTAATTCCACTTGCAGTGCATCCTGCTGACTCTGCGAACGCTGCAAACAATGCTGCGCTATTTGCTGCATCTGTACGATGTGGCTCATTCCTCAAACCCTGTGCACCACTTCTTCCCTAATGTGAAACTGCAAGCGGCCAAAGGCCAGGCCCGACACAaactaaatgaaaaaagtggcGAAGAAAAGAACACGGACAGTTCCTTGCGCGATAACTTTGCATCTGATGGGACCGGAAGCACAGCCTCTAGTCAAAAGTAAGCTTGCATAttgccattttaaaacaaataaataaaattgcagatATTCCCCCAGATGGTGGGTGCGCGGTGGCGGTGCCTCATATTACCTGGAATTGTTGTTTGAGCTGGCGGCTCTGCTGCTAGACCTGCTGCACCACGTCCACATGCTTCTCTGGTGCAACATCCTTCTCTCGATGGCTTCTCTGGTCATTTGCATGCAGCTTCGACTGCTACTGCACCAGCTGAAAGCCAGACTAGCCCGACATCGCCACAGATTAAGATTGCAGGCTTATATGAAAAAACAGTATGTAGCCATTATGCTTCTCAATTGATATCTAATTTTTGCATgactttcaataaattcatcagaagtaaattttatgaatttcattaattcttttaatacTGATGTAGATTCAAAGTTTTAAGTGGTAGTTTATGATATTCTGCAACCCGTGATTTTAGTTTCCCATCAGCAACAAAAGAGGAATTGAAGACTCTTGATGATGATTGCGCCATTTGTTGGGAAAGACTTTACACTGCAAGGAAACTGCCTTGTTCACATTTATTCCACtcgtaagatttttttaactattcaGAAATCCATGAAAACCTCTCTAATTTTGCTTAAATCAGGTGGTGCTTACAATCTTGGTTGGAGCAAGATCCATCGTGTCCAACCTGCAGAATCACACTCTCAATTGGGGACTCGAACCCGTCAAGTGGCGCTGCCGGCTCCACAGGGGTTGTCGGGTTGCTGGGCAATGTTTTGGGAGGTCTTGTCGGCAGTATAAGAGATCATGACACTCTCCTTGAGCCTGATCAGAGAGACCAGCCGCagcaaataaacaacaatgcACAAGTCTTCCATTTTGAtggtaattttaaacttattttccTGCCGACATTGACAGGAAcctattgtttattttatgacCTTTGAGCTTAGATTAATTAGATTTCCTTCAGGCAAAATAATGAGGAATGGGGGGGGGGGCTCAAAATACTGtggtatgaattttgttttgaggtACTGTTGATTAGGCCTGCTGGACTGAAACAGCTGGTGTAAGTTTCAAGCACATCatgttgcaatattttttcttttgcaattagttcaattttttatccatcCATTCCTTGTTTGTTTTCCAATGGGAGTTACCATTGCACTTTGCACTAtctatttttagttaaatttttttcattttctcacaTTTCAAGTTTAATCCTTGTAATGTTATGATAATTCCTCATTGTTTTATGAGACATATTGAAGTGTTAGCAGCTTAAATCTGAACTGTAATTTTACTCAGCACTAAATTTATGCCTTTCAGGATCTCGGTACGTTTCGTGGCTGCCCAGTTTTTCGGTTGAAGCTGCTCACTCGCAGTTAGGCGGACACACAGAGTTGAATTCTTCATCCCAGTTGCACAACATGGCTCTGCAAGTCCAGCAAATGTTCCCTCACTATCCACTGTGGGTGTTGGTTGCTGACTTGAGGCTTTCTCATTCGGCTGAACTGACAGTTGAGAACATCTTGGAGGGTAGATTGTTGCCTCCCGCGCCAATGTTCAACCCTGACATGGAGGAGACTCAGCCAGCTCCAGAGCCAGCTCAAGAACCACCATCTCAATAGTGAGTTTCTCCCACCGTCATGCCTTCCCACAATTGAGTTTGCTTTGTTGGTGATCAGAAAAAAACTGCAGCAGTGTTTCCcaaattagtattttgcttTCAATGAGATGATTGagtattattcaaatttgcgaGTAtgttttcttgattaaaattgatagtCCAGATGCATGCAAGATAGGACTTTAATAATATAACGTTTATTttgttgccaatttttcatctATCAAagaaaatcttcaaattaaataagagtTACCTACTTAAAGATAAAATACAGATTTTtcaatatgtaaattttaaattatctgttCCAGTTCTGGATGGTTAGAAGAAAACCCTACAGATACAACAACAGATCCCTTGTCTCCAGTCACCTTCTCTGATGAAGCATCTGAGAGGCAGAGGAGTTTAGCCAAGAGGAGAGAGGCATTAGTCCACCAAGCTAGACGGAGGTAATTTT
This window encodes:
- the LOC135939245 gene encoding E3 ubiquitin-protein ligase AMFR-like isoform X1, producing MPVVLLDRLPLPSLPAYTAVSVSLLACSLYYAVQNAHQLDLEHQPPLAEGQLDLATLCWVFGRRCSAILTFMIHEPFCIWPLVNMAYCVLVLLGKCIQSAVFGELRVSESNAIKDTFWNFVFYKFIFIFGVLSVQKLEEVVLWCSWFTLLGFLHHLAQLARERAEYLSLSVSPGRERWRHVRLLALLAAILLASGAMLLVCVAVGLLISLNTFAFMAAECILLTLRTLQTMLRYLLHLYDVAHSSNPVHHFFPNVKLQAAKGQARHKLNEKSGEEKNTDSSLRDNFASDGTGSTASSQKYSPRWWVRGGGASYYLELLFELAALLLDLLHHVHMLLWCNILLSMASLVICMQLRLLLHQLKARLARHRHRLRLQAYMKKHFPSATKEELKTLDDDCAICWERLYTARKLPCSHLFHSWCLQSWLEQDPSCPTCRITLSIGDSNPSSGAAGSTGVVGLLGNVLGGLVGSIRDHDTLLEPDQRDQPQQINNNAQVFHFDGSRYVSWLPSFSVEAAHSQLGGHTELNSSSQLHNMALQVQQMFPHYPLWVLVADLRLSHSAELTVENILEGRLLPPAPMFNPDMEETQPAPEPAQEPPSQYSGWLEENPTDTTTDPLSPVTFSDEASERQRSLAKRREALVHQARRRYLQKSSNSNEASASCSHSGISSQSTPDASSSLSN
- the LOC135939245 gene encoding E3 ubiquitin-protein ligase AMFR-like isoform X2, producing the protein MPVVLLDRLPLPSLPAYTAVSVSLLACSLYYAVQNAHQLDLEHQPPLAEGQLDLATLCWVFGRRCSAILTFMIHEPFCIWPLVNMAYCVLVLLGKCIQSAVFGELRVSESNAIKDTFWNFVFYKFIFIFGVLSVQKLEEVVLWCSWFTLLGFLHHLAQLARERAEYLSLSVSPGRERWRHVRLLALLAAILLASGAMLLVCVAVGLLISLNTFAFMAAECILLTLRTLQTMLRYLLHLYDVAHSSNPVHHFFPNVKLQAAKGQARHKLNEKSGEEKNTDSSLRDNFASDGTGSTASSQKWWVRGGGASYYLELLFELAALLLDLLHHVHMLLWCNILLSMASLVICMQLRLLLHQLKARLARHRHRLRLQAYMKKHFPSATKEELKTLDDDCAICWERLYTARKLPCSHLFHSWCLQSWLEQDPSCPTCRITLSIGDSNPSSGAAGSTGVVGLLGNVLGGLVGSIRDHDTLLEPDQRDQPQQINNNAQVFHFDGSRYVSWLPSFSVEAAHSQLGGHTELNSSSQLHNMALQVQQMFPHYPLWVLVADLRLSHSAELTVENILEGRLLPPAPMFNPDMEETQPAPEPAQEPPSQYSGWLEENPTDTTTDPLSPVTFSDEASERQRSLAKRREALVHQARRRYLQKSSNSNEASASCSHSGISSQSTPDASSSLSN